The following are encoded together in the Pseudomonas xantholysinigenes genome:
- a CDS encoding ABC transporter permease subunit gives MTSPIPKSVTPSSAVDQSLLYPSPYKEFWQAFSRNKGAVAGLAFMCLIVFCALFAPWVAPHNPSEQYRDFLLTPPVWLEGGTWQFILGTDELGRDLLSRLIQGSRLSLLIGLSSVVMSLIPGILLGLLAGFFPQILGPSIMRLMDVMLALPSLLLAVAIVAILGPGLINTVIAIAIVSLPSYVRLTRAAVMGELNRDYVTAARLAGAGLPRLMFVTVLPNCMAPLIVQATLSFSSAILDAAALGFLGLGVQPPTPEWGTMLASARDYIERAWWVVSLPGLTILLSVLAINLMGDGLRDALDPKLKNAA, from the coding sequence ATGACCAGCCCGATCCCGAAATCCGTCACCCCGTCCAGCGCGGTTGACCAAAGCTTGCTCTACCCCTCGCCCTACAAGGAATTCTGGCAGGCCTTCTCGCGCAACAAAGGCGCGGTGGCCGGCCTGGCCTTCATGTGCCTGATCGTGTTCTGCGCGCTGTTCGCCCCTTGGGTGGCACCGCACAACCCCAGCGAGCAGTATCGCGACTTCCTGCTGACCCCACCGGTCTGGCTCGAAGGCGGCACCTGGCAGTTCATCCTCGGCACCGACGAACTGGGCCGTGACTTGCTGTCACGCCTGATCCAGGGCTCGCGCCTGTCGCTGCTGATCGGCCTGTCGTCGGTGGTGATGTCGCTGATCCCTGGCATCCTGCTCGGCCTGCTGGCCGGTTTCTTCCCGCAGATCCTCGGCCCGTCGATCATGCGCCTGATGGACGTGATGCTGGCCCTGCCCTCGCTGCTGCTGGCCGTGGCCATCGTCGCCATCCTCGGCCCAGGCCTGATCAACACCGTGATCGCCATCGCCATCGTTTCGCTGCCGTCCTATGTGCGTCTGACCCGCGCCGCGGTGATGGGCGAACTGAACCGCGACTACGTCACCGCCGCGCGTCTGGCCGGTGCCGGCCTGCCACGGCTGATGTTCGTCACCGTGCTGCCCAACTGCATGGCGCCACTGATCGTGCAGGCGACGCTGAGCTTCTCCTCGGCGATCCTCGACGCCGCCGCCCTGGGCTTCCTCGGCCTCGGCGTGCAGCCGCCAACTCCCGAGTGGGGCACCATGCTGGCCTCGGCCCGCGACTATATCGAACGCGCCTGGTGGGTAGTGAGCCTGCCTGGCCTGACCATTTTGCTCAGTGTGCTGGCAATCAACCTGATGGGCGACGGACTGCGCGATGCGCTGGACCCGAAACTCAAGAATGCCGCCTGA
- a CDS encoding peptide ABC transporter ATP-binding protein, which yields MAVVLSARELTRHYEVSRGLFKGHALVRALNGVSFELEAGKTLAVVGESGCGKSTLARALTLIEEPSSGSLQIAGHEVKGASKDQRKQLRRDVQMVFQSPYASLNPRQKIGDQLAEPLLINTSLSKAERREKVQKMMEQVGLRPEHYQRYPHMFSGGQRQRIALARAMMLQPKVLVADEPTSALDVSIQAQVLNLFMDLQKEFNTAYVFISHNLAVVRHVADQVLVMYLGRPAEMGPKEDIYEKPLHPYTQALLSATPAIHPDPLKPKIRIAGELPNPLNPPDGCAFHKRCPHATERCAKEVPALRQVSTRQVACHYAEQFL from the coding sequence ATGGCCGTCGTACTTTCCGCCCGCGAGCTGACCCGCCACTACGAAGTCTCCCGCGGCTTGTTCAAGGGCCACGCCCTGGTGCGCGCGCTCAACGGCGTGTCGTTCGAGCTGGAGGCCGGCAAGACCCTGGCCGTGGTCGGCGAGTCGGGTTGTGGCAAGTCCACCCTGGCCCGTGCGTTGACCCTGATCGAGGAACCGTCTTCCGGCTCGCTGCAGATCGCCGGCCATGAGGTCAAGGGCGCCAGTAAGGACCAGCGCAAGCAACTGCGCCGCGACGTGCAGATGGTGTTCCAGAGCCCGTATGCCTCGCTCAACCCTCGGCAGAAGATCGGTGACCAGCTGGCCGAGCCGCTGCTGATCAACACCTCGCTGAGCAAGGCCGAGCGCCGCGAAAAAGTGCAGAAGATGATGGAGCAGGTGGGCCTGCGCCCCGAGCACTACCAGCGCTATCCGCACATGTTCTCTGGCGGGCAGCGCCAGCGGATCGCCCTGGCCCGGGCGATGATGCTGCAACCCAAGGTGCTGGTGGCGGACGAACCGACCTCGGCGCTGGATGTGTCGATCCAGGCCCAGGTGCTGAACCTGTTCATGGACCTGCAGAAGGAATTCAACACCGCCTACGTGTTCATCTCCCACAACCTGGCGGTGGTACGCCATGTGGCGGACCAGGTGCTGGTGATGTACCTGGGACGGCCGGCGGAAATGGGGCCGAAGGAGGATATCTACGAGAAGCCTCTGCATCCGTACACCCAAGCGCTGCTGTCGGCGACCCCGGCGATCCACCCGGACCCGCTGAAGCCGAAGATCCGCATTGCCGGTGAATTGCCCAACCCGCTGAATCCGCCGGATGGCTGCGCGTTCCACAAGCGTTGCCCGCATGCCACCGAGCGCTGTGCCAAGGAAGTGCCGGCGTTGCGGCAGGTGAGCACGCGGCAGGTGGCTTGCCACTATGCCGAGCAATTTCTTTAG
- a CDS encoding AraC family transcriptional regulator: MTATPLPDGPGQTPLTADTVMRYHLCWKHRDLDGVMALYHPHIQYHDFFQNRVLGFDELRDYVRACLPHEAGEDIVHSDRIRVDGCTAFIQYQVTVQGGDGLVAFQSSEAITVKDGLIWRVNEYATLVRQGGNASLPGGPRPATSRLGLSPRQLSTMAQDLEHYFQAQHPYLDPELDLQQVADASGYSRNQISYLLNQVLGQSFYRYVNQARLQHLMASLGDESLRTPIDELAFNAGFNSLSAFYKCFREHTGLSPKAYLKQISLRART, from the coding sequence ATGACCGCCACTCCCCTCCCAGACGGCCCCGGGCAAACCCCGCTCACCGCCGACACCGTCATGCGCTACCACCTGTGCTGGAAGCATCGCGACCTCGACGGGGTAATGGCGCTGTACCATCCGCACATCCAGTACCACGACTTCTTCCAGAACCGCGTGCTCGGCTTCGACGAGCTGCGCGACTACGTGCGCGCCTGCCTGCCCCATGAGGCCGGCGAGGACATTGTCCACAGCGACCGCATCCGCGTTGATGGCTGCACCGCGTTCATCCAGTACCAGGTCACGGTACAGGGCGGGGATGGCCTGGTGGCGTTCCAATCCAGCGAGGCGATCACGGTCAAGGACGGGCTGATCTGGCGGGTCAACGAGTACGCCACCCTGGTACGCCAGGGCGGCAACGCCAGCCTGCCGGGCGGCCCACGCCCGGCCACCAGCCGCCTGGGCCTGTCGCCACGGCAACTGTCGACCATGGCCCAGGACCTGGAGCATTACTTCCAGGCCCAACACCCCTATCTCGACCCGGAACTCGACCTGCAGCAGGTCGCCGACGCCAGCGGCTACAGCCGCAACCAGATCTCCTACCTGCTCAACCAGGTGCTCGGCCAGAGCTTTTACCGCTACGTCAACCAGGCCCGCCTGCAACACCTGATGGCCAGCCTGGGTGATGAAAGCCTGCGTACGCCGATCGACGAACTGGCATTCAACGCCGGCTTCAACTCGCTGTCGGCCTTCTACAAGTGCTTCCGCGAACACACCGGCCTGTCACCCAAGGCCTATCTCAAGCAAATTTCCCTGCGTGCACGCACGTAA
- a CDS encoding ABC transporter ATP-binding protein, with product MSLLQINNLNVRFGDANAVPVVDGLELSVDAGEILAIVGESGSGKSVTMMALMGLIDAPGRITADVLNFDGIDMLKLSGRQRRKVVGKDIAMVFQDPMTALNPSYTVGYQIEEVLRQHLGLKGKAARQRALELLKKVEIPAAESRLDAYPHQLSGGMSQRVAIAMAIAGEPKLLIADEPTTALDVTIQAQIMELLVNLQKERNMALILITHDLAVVAETAKRVCVMYAGQAVEVGQVPELFDIPAHPYSEALLAAIPEHSIGAERLATLPGIVPGRYDRPQGCLLSPRCPYVQENCRRQRPALDPQAHSLVRCFYPLNQEVA from the coding sequence ATGTCACTGTTGCAGATCAACAACCTGAATGTGCGCTTCGGCGACGCCAATGCCGTACCCGTGGTCGACGGCCTGGAGCTCTCGGTGGACGCCGGCGAGATCCTCGCCATCGTCGGCGAGTCGGGCTCTGGCAAGTCGGTCACCATGATGGCCCTGATGGGCCTGATCGACGCCCCCGGGCGCATCACCGCCGATGTGCTCAATTTCGACGGCATCGACATGCTCAAGCTCAGCGGCCGGCAACGACGCAAAGTGGTGGGCAAGGACATCGCCATGGTCTTCCAGGACCCGATGACCGCGCTCAACCCCAGCTATACCGTGGGCTACCAGATCGAGGAAGTGCTGCGCCAGCACCTCGGGCTGAAGGGCAAGGCCGCGCGCCAGCGCGCCCTGGAGCTGCTGAAGAAGGTCGAGATTCCGGCCGCCGAAAGCCGCCTGGACGCCTACCCGCACCAGCTGTCCGGCGGCATGAGCCAGCGCGTGGCGATTGCCATGGCCATCGCCGGCGAGCCGAAGCTGCTGATCGCCGACGAACCGACCACCGCGCTGGATGTGACCATCCAGGCGCAGATCATGGAACTGCTGGTCAACCTGCAGAAGGAGCGCAACATGGCGCTCATCCTGATCACCCACGACCTGGCGGTGGTCGCCGAAACCGCCAAGCGGGTGTGCGTGATGTACGCCGGCCAAGCGGTCGAGGTCGGCCAGGTACCAGAGCTGTTCGACATCCCTGCCCACCCGTACAGCGAAGCACTGCTGGCGGCAATCCCCGAGCACAGCATCGGCGCCGAGCGCCTGGCCACCCTGCCCGGCATCGTTCCTGGCCGCTATGACCGCCCACAGGGCTGCCTGCTGTCGCCGCGCTGCCCCTATGTCCAGGAAAACTGCCGCCGGCAGCGCCCGGCCCTCGATCCCCAGGCCCATAGCCTGGTGCGTTGCTTCTATCCGCTGAACCAGGAGGTGGCGTGA